The following coding sequences lie in one Panicum virgatum strain AP13 chromosome 6N, P.virgatum_v5, whole genome shotgun sequence genomic window:
- the LOC120679331 gene encoding probable NEDD8-conjugating enzyme Ubc12-like: MINLFKIKGQKKDDAATANGKPAARKQSPGELRLHKDIAELNLPKTTKISFPNGKDDLMNFEATIKPDEGYYVGGKFLFTFQVPPAYPHEPPKVKCKTKVYHPNIDLEGNVCLNILREDWKPVLNINTIVYGLNLLFSQPNDEDPLNHEAAAVLRDDPKKFEKNVHRAMAGGYVGEIHFPRCM; this comes from the exons ATGATAAATCTTTTTAAGATTAAGGGCCAGAAGAAGGATGATGCAGCGACTGCAAATGGAAAACCTGCTGCCAGGAAGCAAAGTCCAGGGGAGCTGCGTCTCCATAAAG ATATTGCTGAACTCAACCTTCCCAAGACCACCAAGATCTCTTTTCCGAATGGCAAGGATGATCTGATGAACTTTGAGGCCACTATTAAGCCCGATGAAGGATACTACGT GGGTGGTAAATTTCTTTTCACCTTCCAAGTTCCTCCAGCTTACCCTCATGAACCTCCCAAAGTCAAGTGCAAGACTAAG GTTTACCATCCCAATATTGACTTGGAGGGAAATGTCTGCCTGAACATTCTGCGTGAAGATTGGAAGCCTGTCCTGAACATCAACACCATTGTGTATGGTTTGAATCTTCTATTCTCG CAACCTAATGATGAGGACCCCCTGAACCATGAAGCAGCAGCTGTTCTTCGTGATGAcccgaagaagtttgagaaAAATGTCCACAGGGCGATGGCTGGGGGTTATGTTGGTGAAATCCACTTCCCTAGGTGTATGTAA
- the LOC120678072 gene encoding uncharacterized mitochondrial protein AtMg00810-like: MADEYKALMDNGTWRLVPHPPGANVVSGKWILKHKYHSDGTLARHKARWVIRGFSQQHGIDYDETFSPVVKLPTIRAVLSIAASRSWPIRQLNVKNVFLHGHLEETVYCQQPPGFVDPAAPDHLGFTPSASDVSLFVYKEGGCLAYLLLYVDDIILTASSPALLQRIIDRLHSEFAMTDLGDLHHFLNISVERSSDGMFLSQRQYAVELLQRAGMSECHSTATPVDTRTKLSATDGAPVADPSEYRSIAGALQYLTLTCPDLAYAVQQVCLFMHDPREPHLALLKRILRYVKGTLSFGLHLGVGPVQSLTAYSDADWAGCPDSRRSTSGFCVYLGDNLISWSSKRQTTVSRSSVEAEYQAVAHVVAKCCWLRQLLQELHVSIASATIVYCDNVSAVYMAANPVHHCRTKHIEIDIHFVREKVALGQVRVLHAPSSHQFADIMTKGLPV; this comes from the exons ATGGCTGATGAGTACAAGGCCCTGATGGACAACGGCACCTGGCGACTAGTTCCACATCCGCCTGGTGCCAACGTCGTATCGGGCAAGTGGATCTTGAAGCACAAGTACCACTCCGATGGCACTCTCGCTCGCCACAAGGCACGCTGGGTCATCCGCGGCTTCTCCCAGCAGCACGGCATCGACTACGACGAGACGTTCAGCCCAGTTGTCAAACTGCCGACAATTCGGGCTGTTCTGAGCATCGCTGCTTCCCGCTCGTGGCCTATTCGCCAGCTGAACGTGAAGAACGTGTTTCTTCACGGACATCTTGAGGAGACTGTCTACTGCCAGCAGCCACCTGGCTTCGTCGATCCTGCCGCCCCTGACCAT CTTGGGTTCACTCCGTCGGCCTCCGACGTCTCCCTCTTTGTGTACAAAGAGGGTGGATGTCTTGCCTACCTGCTGCTGTACGTCGACGACATCATCCtcaccgcctcctcgccggccctCCTTCAGCGCATCATCGATCGGCTCCACTCCGAGTTCGCCATGACAGATCTTGGGGATCTCCATCACTTCCTCAACATCTCCGTCGAGCGCTCCTCCGATGGGATGTTCCTGTCCCAGCGACAGTACGCAGTCGAGCTTCTTCAGCGGGCTGGCATGTCCGAGTGTCACTCTACGGCGACCCCTGTTGACACTCGGACCAAGCTCTCTGCGACCGATGGTGCTCCCGTTGCTGATCCTTCCGAGTACAGGAGCATCGCCGGCGCCCTTCAGTACCTCACGCTGACTTGTCCTGACTTGGCGTATGCAGTACAGCAGGTGTGCCTATTCATGCATGATCCTCGTGAGCCTCACCTAGCACTGCTCAAGAGGATCCTTCGCTACGTGAAGGGCACACTCTCCTTCGGTCTTCACCTGGGCGTCGGCCCTGTCCAGTCCCTCACTGCATACTCGGATGCGGATTGGGCTGGCTGCCCCGACTCTCgacgctccacctccggcttcTGCGTCTACCTCGGCGACAATCTCATCTCTTGGTCTTCCAAGAGACAGACCAccgtctcccgctccagtgtgGAGGCGGAGTACCAAGCTGTGGCTCATGTCGTCGCCAAGTGCTGCTGGTTGCGGCAGCTTCTTCAGGAGCTTCACGTCTCGATTGCTTCGGCGACAATTGTCTATTGTGACAACGTCAGTGCTGTCTATATGGCAGCCAACCCAGTTCATCATTGCCGCACGAAGCATATTGAGATTGACATTCACTTCGTCCGCGAGAAGGTGGCTTTGGGACAAGTTCGGGTACTACATGCCCCCTCCTCTCACCAGTTCGCGGACATCATGACCAAAGGCTTACCTGTATAG